CGCAGCTGTCGGAGGCGCTGCTGCGCGACGTCCGCTTCGTCGCCGCGATCGAGATGCACACGCGCGGCATGCGGGTCGAGGAGGCCGCAAGACTGTTCGTGGACCACGCCTATCTCGAAGCGCTGCCGGCCGAAAAAGAGGCGGTGCGCGGGACGTTCGATCCGGGCTATCTCAACTACACGCTCGGCAAGCTGATGCTGCGGCGCCTGCGGGACGACGTCCGCGCGCGAGAGGGCGCGCGGTTCGACCTCCGGGCTTTCCACGACGCGCTGCTCGGGCTCGGCGCGCCGCCGCTGCCGCTCGCGCGGCGGACGCTGCTCGGCGAGGACGCGGGCCCGCTGCTCTAGCGCCTCAGGGCGTTTCGGCGCCGCCTGAAGGCGCGCCGCCGTCGGGCGTCTTGCCGGCTTCCCGCTGCGCCTTGATCGCCTCCGCCTTCGCCTTCGCGGCGGCGATTCGCTCTTCGCGGCTCATTTCGGCGCCGGGTGCGCCGGCGGGCGCCGCGGGACTCGTGCCCGGCGCGGCGGTCCCCACCGCGGAAGCGCCGCCCGGCGCGGCGGTCCCGGCCGCGGCCGCGGCGGGCGCGGCCGTCCCCGCGGGCGTGGCGGCCGGTGCGGTTGGCGCCGCGGGCTTGGGCGCGGGTACCGCCGGCGGCGGCGCCGGTTTCTCGCCGAGGAACTCGACGCGCAGATACTGCTCGACCGCGCGGCGGATGTGTTCCAACTGATCGGCCTTGCCGGCGCGGGCGTCCGCGACCCAGGCTTTGTCGACGCGGTAGGTCACCAGGCGGGCTCCCTGGGCGAAGTGCACGAGGAAATGGTCCATCGAGTCCTGCAGCACCACGATCTTGACCGACAACCCGAGGGAACTCGCGATACGGGAGACTTCGCCGTACACCCAGTCCTGAGCTTCGGTACGGGCAGGCGACGCGAGGGTCTCTGCGACCGACAACCCCGCGAGGGGGTTAACCGGCCGCAGTCGGGCTTTTCCCCGCGCCACCCACTGCTTGTAGATCTTATCGAGCAGCTCGTCTTTGACGTCCGCGAGCGCGACGGCAATTGAGATGATCCAGATGAAGAATACCGCGAACGCGAGCGACCAATAGGTGAGGAACTTGCTCACGCGTCCCTCCTTCCCGGCGAGGAACCATTCACGGCTGCGACGCTCTGCTATTGGCGTCCGTCGAAGAGCCCTCCTGCCCTGCGCGCACCAGCGCGTGCGCCACGGCTGGGCGGGCCGCGCGCAGCGCGCGGGCCCGGTGGCTGATCTCGTTCTTCACCTCGAGCGGCACCTCGGCCATGGTCCGCCCGTCGCCGGCGATCTCGAAGATCGGATCGTACCCGAAGCCGCCCGTCCCACGCGGGCGCTCGGCGATCGCGCCCTCGCAAACGCCCTCGAAGGTCTCGACGCGGCCGTCGGGTGTCGCGACCGCGATGACCGCACGGTAGCGCGCCCCGCGGCGGGGCGCCGGAAGGCCGGCCAGCTGCGATAGCACGTACGCGTTGCGGGCTTCGTCGGAGGCCGCGTCGCCGAGGAGCCGCCGGGACCGCACACCGGGGCCGCCGCCCAGGGCGTCGATCTCGACGCCGGAGTCGTCGGCGAGCGCCGGATACCCGGTCGCGCGCGCAACGGTCAACGCTTTGCCCGCCGCGTTGTCGGCGTAGGTCTCGCCCTCTTCCGGCAGGTCGCCGAGCTCCGGCCAGTCCTCGAGCCCCGACAGCCGGGCGCCGAGGACGGCATAAACCGCGCTGATCTCGCGGACCTTCCCGGAGTTACGAGTGGCCAGCACCAGCCGCGGCACGCGGCGCGCCCGAGCCGGACGCGTCACAACGCGGACAGTACGTCGGCGAGGGCGTCGCGCTGGCGCGCGACCAGGGTCACGATGCCGCGTTCGGCGAGCTGCGTCAGCGCGGCGGCCTCGGCCTTGGTGAACGGACCGCCTTCGCCCGTGCCTTGGAGCTCCACGAACTTTCCGGATTCGGTCATCACGACGTTCATGTCCACCCGCGCCCGCGAGTCTTCCTCGTACGTCAGATCCAGGACCGGGGTCCCCTCGACGATGCCGACGCTCGTCGCGGCGAGAAACTCGCGGATCGGCACCCGCTGAAGCGCGCCGGTGCGCCGCAGCAGCATGAGCGCGTCGACAAGCGCGACGAATGCGCCGGTGATCGCGGCCGTGCGCGTGCCCCCGTCGGCCTGCAGCACGTCGCAGTCGAGGGTCACCGTGCGCTCGCCGAGGCGCTCCAGCTCGACGACGGCCCGCAGCGAGCGGCCGATCAGACGCTGGATCTCGTGGACCCGCCCTCCGGTGCGGTCGCCGCGGGGACTGCGTTCCTGGGTCGACCGCGGCAGCATGCCGTACTCCGCCGTGACCCACCCCTGTCCGCTGCCCCGCAGAAAGGGCGGCACGCGCTCCTCGACGGACGCGGTGCAGAGCACGCGCGTGTCCCCGAGTTGCACCAGCACGGAACCCTCGGCGAACTTGGTGTACCCGCGGGTGAGCGTGAGCGCGCGGAGCTGATCGTCCTTGCGGCCGTCACGGCGTGCCATGATCGTTCCGCTTCGCGCAGCCGCCGAGGCCTTCCTCCGGCGCGGCGAAGCCGGACGGCGCTTACGGCGCGGCGGGCTGCCGCTGCGCGTCGAGGTACTTGACGATCGCGCGGGCGACGGCGTCGGCGATGCGCCGCTGGGTCGCCGGATCGCGCAGCATTGCCTCTTCCGAAGGGTTGGTGATGAACGCCGTCTCGACGAGGACCGACGGCATCGGGGTGTTGACCAGAACGTAGAAGTCCGCGGAGCGGACGCCGCGGTCGGGCTCACCCAGGGCCTGGGCCAGTTCGGACTGCACCACCCTCGCCAGCGCCTGGCTCTCCGGCGTCTTGTAGTACGTCTCCGTGCCCGCGGCGCCGGCGCTGCGGCTCGCGTTCGCGTGGATGCTGACGAACACGATTCCGCCGTTCCGCTGCGCCAGATCGGGCCGTTCCTCGAGCGGGACGGTCGAATCGTCGGTCCGCGTCATCGCGACCGGAACGCCCTGCCCCGCGAGCGCGTCGCGCACGAGGCGCGAGATCGCGAGCGCCGCGTCGGCCTCCCGCAGGCCCGACGGCCCCACCGCGCCCCCGTCCACGCCGCCGTGGCCCGGGTCGATGATCACCGCGGAGCCCCGGGCCAGCCGGCGGCCTGGATTGCCGAGCGTAACCACGAGCGTGCGGCCGGCGTCGGCGACGGCCGCACTGTACGGCATCTTCCGGTTCAGATGCACGAGGACCCGGGTCAGATTCGGCTTCAGCTGAAACTGGGAAATGACGATGTTGCGCACCGCCTCGCTGTCGACCTCGATGTCGTGGCGCCGCGCGAGATAGACGCCGCCCGTGATGTCGATGGCCAGACGATCGGGATAGACGAACTGATGCAGCGCGTACGTCACGCGCTGAGACGCCTGGATCGTGATTCGGCCGGCGTGTCCCTGGTCGTCGTAGGCGACCGTCTGAACGTGGAAGGCGCCCGGACGGTCGACAAACTCCGGCAGGGGCGGCAACGCGAGCGGCTCCGGCGCAGTACCGGAAGGATCGGCGGGCGTCGGGGATGGCGCCGCGACGGACGGCGCCGCGCTCGACGTCGTGCCGGCCGGTGACGCCCCGGAGGGCGCGGCCCCGGGGGCCGCGGGAGTCGCCGGCGGCACCGTCGCCGTGACCGGTATGGGCGGCGAGGCAGCCGTGGGCGGGTGCGGCGCCGGGGTGCCCGCCGGCGGGGCCGGACGCACGGCGACGACCTCACCGAGCGCCAAGGCGATCTCACCGGGACTGGCGGCCACCGTGAATTTCATCGCGTGATCCAGATCGAACACGATGCGTGTAATGAAGGGGCGGAGCTGAAACTGCCCGCCGCGGACACGCACAACGCCGGCGACGCCGATGTCCTGCGCGCCCAGGGTGAGCCGCGCGACGGCGCCGCCGAGATCGACCACGAGGCGCTCGGGCTGGTGCAGCAGGTGCGCGTCGACGTGCACGGGCCCCGTCGCCGAGACGCGCACGGCGAGGCCGCCCCCGTCCGGCCGCCAGGAGACGTTTGTCACCTGCGCGAGTGCGAACCGCGTCTGCCCGTCATTGCCGTCCGCGACGTATGCGCCGAGGGCCCGGAGTACCGCCACCGCCGGCACCCACAGCGTCCCGCTGCGCAGCACGGGCGGCAGCGGCAGCTCGCGCGCGGTCCCGTCGACCTGCGCGCCGGTGCGCCCGGCGGCCAAACGCACCACCGTACCCGCGACGCCCGTGAGCGTCAAGGTTTGCGCGGCGGCGTTCCACGCCGCGGTCGCGCCGAACGCGCGGGCAACCAGCTCGGCGGGAAGCACCAGGACACCGTCTTGGACCTCGGGGGTGGTCTCACGGGTGACGTCGACGTCGTTGACGATCAGGTGCGGCAAGGCCGCCTGGCCCAGGGACGGGACAGGCCGGGCGAGCAGAAGCGCAACCATCAGGGCGGCCGCCCGCAGCGACATCGATTCCTCCGGCGAAAGGTGCGAACTCGGGTGGTGTAGCCGCGGGGCCGGGTATTCGGGGGCCGGGGCGGGACTCCTGCCCCGTCCGCCACGGCCGGCCCTGCCCTTGGGAAGCAGGCCGGGCCCGGGCGAGGCCCGGGCCCGGCGCTGTTTCTGCGATCGACGACTAGCTGCGCGGCTTGACGACCCGGGGCGACGGCGCGTGCCCGTCGAGCACGAACCGGGTGTCCAGATTCTTGAGCCGTTCCATGATGCCCCCGTACTCGAGTTCTTCCATCCCGAGCATCGCCGGGTTGAAGAAGCCCTGCGCGCGGATCTCGGCGCCCTTCTCCACCGCTTTGTTCCGGAAGACGTCCCACACCGGGTTTTTGAACAGGTCCACCGGTCCGGTCAGCACGCCGTCACGCACCGAGTACCCCGCCGCCGACACCATCGGCAGACAGTAGAAGATGCTCGAATCGGTGTTCATCGGCACCGGCGCAAGCGGCATGTTATGGCTGCCGCGGGTGTCGCCGGCCACGAACGGAACCTTGCTGAACGCGAGCCCGAACTCTTCGGTCGCCGGGAAGATCCGCTGCGTGCGCACGATCGCCACGGGGTCGTCCTTCCCGACGTACTTGCCGGCGATGTGCTTCAACCGCGTCGTGCTGAGCGCCGCCGCCTGCTCTTCCGGATGCGCCCGCGAATGAATGCTCTTGACAACGAACCGGCCGGTGTCGCGCAGGAGCGTCGCAAGATCGTAGAGGTCCTCCGGCGCGTGCAGCGTGATCTCGCGCTCCGCCTCGGTGTGGTTGACGTCCACGACCGTAAACGTAAACCCCTTGCCGATGTCCGGACTCAGCAGCAGGCCGGAGCAGTACATCGGGTCGCAGAACGTCAGGTACAGCAGAAGGTTGAAGGCGCCGGGCTCCGTCTTGTCGGCGGTCAGCACCATGAACGGCTCGGCCGCCCGCTCGGTGATCTCCATCTCCGCGACGCCCGGCCCCATCCCCTGAACGTTGCCGGAGAACTCGCTCTTCAGCAAGTCCTGCTTCGCCCCGTAGAGGCCCTGCCGCTCCGCGATCGACCCCGCGGCCATGAACACGTCGAACGCCAGCCGGTGGATCTCTTCCGCGCCCGCGCCCCGCTTGTGCGTCATCAACAGACAGATGTCGTCGCCCGTGTGCGTCACGCGAAAATCGATCAGTGAGGCGCTGCGGCGGGCCTCCAGCATCTGCGAGGCGGCCTGCAGCATCTCCGGACTCGGCTGGGTGTGGCCCGCGATGCTGCCGACGTCCGCCTTGATCGCTGTGAGCGTGACCCGGGATCGGCCCGAGCCTGCGGAACTGGCCATCGGTACACCTCCGGAGGACTTCTGCGCGGACGTAGAGATCGGTGCAGGGCTGTGTTCGGCGGGAGGGGACGCGTCCTCCTCCTCATCGATGCGCGCAGTGCGGTTGGCTAGAAAACGCGGGTCGGGTCGAGCGCGTCCCGGAGGCCGTCACCGACGTAGTTGATCGAAAGGATGGCCAGACAGATCATGATGCCCGGGAAGAGCGCCATGTGAGGCGCGAGATCGAGGTAGTTCTGCGCGTCGAACAGGAGCCGCCCCCAGGTGGGGACATCCGGCGGAAAGCCATACCCGAGAAACGAGAGCGTCGACTCGAGCAGTATCGCCGCGGCCACGGAGAGCGTCCCGGCCACGATGACGGGGCTGAGCACGTTCGGCAGGATATGCCGGACCATCTGCGTGATCGGGCCGACGCCGACGCTTCGGGCGGCTTCGACGAACTCCTTTTCCTTGACCGCGAGGAATCCCGCCCGCACGAGCCGCGCCGTCGGCATCCAGTTCAGGATGCCGATCACGCTGACGATCAGCACGAACGTACCGACCTGCGTGCCCAAATGACGGGTGATCGTGTCGTGGAACAGGTAGACGATCAGCAGGAGCAGCACGAGCGCCGGAAACGACAGAAACATGTCCGTGACCCGCATCAACACGTTGTCGATCTGGCCGCCGAAGAAGCCCGCGACCGCGCCGACGAGCACGCCGAGGGTGATGGATGTCAGCATCGCCGCAAAGCCCACGGCGATCGAGATGCGCCCGCCGTACAAGACGCGGGCGAGCATGTCCTGGCCGAGATCGTTGGTGCCGAACGGATGCTCCGCGCTCGGCGGCGACATCGAGTGGCCGAAGTCGATCGCGTTGATGGGCACCCGGTAGACGATGGGCCCTACCAGGCACCCAAACGTCAGCAGCAGGAACGTCGCGGCCCCGGCCATCGCGAGACGGTGCCGGCGAAACCGGCGCCAGGCGTCGCCCCACAGGGTCCGCGCGCGGCGCGGGCGCTCGAACGCGAGCCGGGCGGCGATCGGGCCGAGCTGCGCGACTTGGCCGGAGCGCGTGCTAGCCATAGCGGATCCTCGGATCGAGGGTGCCGTAGATGACGTCGGCGACCAGGTTCAAGAGCACGACCAGGATCGCCGCCACGAACGCGATGGCCATCAGGACCGGGGTGTCGCTGTTTTGCAGCGACGAGATCAAGAGCGAGCCGATTCCGGGCACGCGGAAGATCTGCTCGGTCACCACGGCGCCGGTAAAGACGCCGGGCAGCTGCAGCGCGATCAGCGTGACCACCGGGATCAGGCTGTTGCGCAGGACGTGGCGCAGGATCACCTTCCGCTGCGCCAGGCCTTTCGCGCGGGCCGTCCGGACGTAGTCCAACCCGACGTTGTCGAGCATCGACGAGCGCACGAACCGGGTCAGCGACGCCGACTGGAACAGCGCCAGCACGGCCACGGGCATGATCGTCTGCTTGATGATTCCGATCGGATCGTGCACCTGCACGTTATAGATGAAGGGCAGCCACCGCAGCCGGACGCTGAAGATAATGATCATCAGGATGCCGGTGAAGAACGTCGGCAGCGAGTACCCGACAAACGCCGCCGTGGTCGCGATCTGGTCGGACAGCGAGTACTGTCTCACCGCCGAAATCACGCCGACCGGGATCGCGATCAGCACCGCCAGGAGGTAGGCGGAGCCGAGCACCCACAGGTCGGTCGGCAGCCGCTGCATCAGGAGGCGCGTCACCGCCATGTGGCTGCCGAACGAGTAACCCCAGTTGCCCAGCGCCCAGGACTCGGCCCACTTGACGTAGCGGATCGGGAGCGGCTGATCGAGGCCCATCTGGTGCAGGATGTTCTGCCGCACCTCGGCCGGCACGTCGGGATTTGTCGCCAGACCCGCCAGCGGATCGCCCGGCGCCAGCGCCACGATGGCGAACACGGCCATGCTGATCAGGACCAGCGTGGGAATGGCGGTCAGCAGGCGACGGACGATGTACTGGGTCATCGCATCCTACGCGCGATCGCCGAAGCGGGATGGGGTCGCGCCGGGCCCGGCGGCGGGATGCGCCGCCGGGCCCCGGCGTGCTTTTACCCCGTGCGCTTCCAGTCCGCGATATTCCACGTCTCCGCGTCGAACGCGGTCATGTTCTTGCCGGTGTCGAGCGTCTTCCCCCGGGCCGACGCGGACTTGCGGTTGATCAGCGGGATCCCGGCCACCTGGTCGACCGCCACGTCGTTGGCCTTGATCCAGAGCTCCGCGTTCTTCTGCGGGTCGAGCTCCTTCAGGGCTTCGTCGAACAGCTTGTTGTAGTCCGCGCTCTGCCAGCGGACCAGATTGTCGCCGGACCAGTTGTTCTCTTTCTGCGCGATGTCGCGGGCCGGGTCGCCGCTGTACCACTGCCGCATGTACGGAATCGGCGAGAGGCTGAACGAGTCGGTGAACATCTCGATGTCGCGGTACAAGTGCGCGATCGTGTCGTTGTTGCCCGGCGAGCTGCTGAAGAAGACGCCGGCGTCCACCGACTGCAAATTGACCTTCGCGCCCAGTTTGTCGAAGCCGGCCTTGACGATTTGCTGCTCCTTCTGCCGCAGGCTGTTCACGCTGGTCACGTAGTTGACTTCCATCTTGATGCCGTTCTTTTCGCGGACACCGTCCGGCCCGCGCTTCCATCCCGCCTCATCCAGCAGGCTGTTCGCTTTGTTGAGATCCATCGTCATCTTGGTGTTCTTGGAGTAGTACTTGCTCGGCGTCGTGAGCAGGTTCGGGGACGCGTCGCCAGTCTGGCCGTACAGCTGCGACGCCATCGTCTGCCGGTCGACCGCGAGCGCGAGCGCCTGGCGCACTTTGAGGTCCGACAGGAACGGATGTTTGGTCTTGACGGAGGAGCGCTGGCCGTCCACCTCTTTGTTCGGATCGGTCTCGTTGAGATAGAGGCACTCTACCCCGCCGCCCGGCTCGGTGAGCAGCGTGCCTTTGCCGCCGGCGATCATGTGCTCGAGCACGGGCCACTCGACCTGCAGGTTCCACGCGTAGTCGTACTCGCCGGTTTCGAGCACGGCGCGCGCCGCGGACACCGCGTCCCCGCCGCCCTTCATCTGCACCTGGCTGAACGCCGGCTTGTTCGGGTCGCGGTAGTACGGGTTGGGCTTGTAGACCACGAGGTCGCCCGGCCGGAACGTCTCCACCAGATACGGCCCCGTGCCGAAGGACTTGAGGTTGAAGGGCGCGTTGCGCGAGTTCGACCCGACGTAGGCGTCGAGCGCGTGGCGCGGGAGAATCGCGCCGTACGATCCGACGAACGGAATGTACCAGAACGGCGTGGGGTCTTTGAACGTGACCTTCACCGTGTACGCGTTGACCGGCTCGACCTTGGCGATGTTTGTGTAGCTGCCGTAGCTGGTGGCGCCGGTCTGCTTGTTGATCACATACTGGTAGGTAAAGACGACGTCGTCGGACGTGAACGCCCGGCCGTCGGCCCATTTGACGCCCTGCTTGAGCTTGTAGGTGACGGAGCGGCCGTCTTTGGCCACGCCGCCGTTGGCGAGGGTCGGCACCTCCGCGGCCAGCACCGCGGTGAAGTTGCCCGCCGTGTCCGCGCTCAGCAGCGGCTCCATCACGATCCGC
This window of the bacterium genome carries:
- a CDS encoding non-canonical purine NTP pyrophosphatase, which codes for MPRLVLATRNSGKVREISAVYAVLGARLSGLEDWPELGDLPEEGETYADNAAGKALTVARATGYPALADDSGVEIDALGGGPGVRSRRLLGDAASDEARNAYVLSQLAGLPAPRRGARYRAVIAVATPDGRVETFEGVCEGAIAERPRGTGGFGYDPIFEIAGDGRTMAEVPLEVKNEISHRARALRAARPAVAHALVRAGQEGSSTDANSRASQP
- the rph gene encoding ribonuclease PH, translated to MARRDGRKDDQLRALTLTRGYTKFAEGSVLVQLGDTRVLCTASVEERVPPFLRGSGQGWVTAEYGMLPRSTQERSPRGDRTGGRVHEIQRLIGRSLRAVVELERLGERTVTLDCDVLQADGGTRTAAITGAFVALVDALMLLRRTGALQRVPIREFLAATSVGIVEGTPVLDLTYEEDSRARVDMNVVMTESGKFVELQGTGEGGPFTKAEAAALTQLAERGIVTLVARQRDALADVLSAL
- a CDS encoding N-acetylmuramoyl-L-alanine amidase — protein: MSLRAAALMVALLLARPVPSLGQAALPHLIVNDVDVTRETTPEVQDGVLVLPAELVARAFGATAAWNAAAQTLTLTGVAGTVVRLAAGRTGAQVDGTARELPLPPVLRSGTLWVPAVAVLRALGAYVADGNDGQTRFALAQVTNVSWRPDGGGLAVRVSATGPVHVDAHLLHQPERLVVDLGGAVARLTLGAQDIGVAGVVRVRGGQFQLRPFITRIVFDLDHAMKFTVAASPGEIALALGEVVAVRPAPPAGTPAPHPPTAASPPIPVTATVPPATPAAPGAAPSGASPAGTTSSAAPSVAAPSPTPADPSGTAPEPLALPPLPEFVDRPGAFHVQTVAYDDQGHAGRITIQASQRVTYALHQFVYPDRLAIDITGGVYLARRHDIEVDSEAVRNIVISQFQLKPNLTRVLVHLNRKMPYSAAVADAGRTLVVTLGNPGRRLARGSAVIIDPGHGGVDGGAVGPSGLREADAALAISRLVRDALAGQGVPVAMTRTDDSTVPLEERPDLAQRNGGIVFVSIHANASRSAGAAGTETYYKTPESQALARVVQSELAQALGEPDRGVRSADFYVLVNTPMPSVLVETAFITNPSEEAMLRDPATQRRIADAVARAIVKYLDAQRQPAAP
- a CDS encoding fructose 1,6-bisphosphatase, which gives rise to MASSAGSGRSRVTLTAIKADVGSIAGHTQPSPEMLQAASQMLEARRSASLIDFRVTHTGDDICLLMTHKRGAGAEEIHRLAFDVFMAAGSIAERQGLYGAKQDLLKSEFSGNVQGMGPGVAEMEITERAAEPFMVLTADKTEPGAFNLLLYLTFCDPMYCSGLLLSPDIGKGFTFTVVDVNHTEAEREITLHAPEDLYDLATLLRDTGRFVVKSIHSRAHPEEQAAALSTTRLKHIAGKYVGKDDPVAIVRTQRIFPATEEFGLAFSKVPFVAGDTRGSHNMPLAPVPMNTDSSIFYCLPMVSAAGYSVRDGVLTGPVDLFKNPVWDVFRNKAVEKGAEIRAQGFFNPAMLGMEELEYGGIMERLKNLDTRFVLDGHAPSPRVVKPRS
- a CDS encoding ABC transporter permease, encoding MASTRSGQVAQLGPIAARLAFERPRRARTLWGDAWRRFRRHRLAMAGAATFLLLTFGCLVGPIVYRVPINAIDFGHSMSPPSAEHPFGTNDLGQDMLARVLYGGRISIAVGFAAMLTSITLGVLVGAVAGFFGGQIDNVLMRVTDMFLSFPALVLLLLIVYLFHDTITRHLGTQVGTFVLIVSVIGILNWMPTARLVRAGFLAVKEKEFVEAARSVGVGPITQMVRHILPNVLSPVIVAGTLSVAAAILLESTLSFLGYGFPPDVPTWGRLLFDAQNYLDLAPHMALFPGIMICLAILSINYVGDGLRDALDPTRVF
- a CDS encoding ABC transporter permease; this encodes MTQYIVRRLLTAIPTLVLISMAVFAIVALAPGDPLAGLATNPDVPAEVRQNILHQMGLDQPLPIRYVKWAESWALGNWGYSFGSHMAVTRLLMQRLPTDLWVLGSAYLLAVLIAIPVGVISAVRQYSLSDQIATTAAFVGYSLPTFFTGILMIIIFSVRLRWLPFIYNVQVHDPIGIIKQTIMPVAVLALFQSASLTRFVRSSMLDNVGLDYVRTARAKGLAQRKVILRHVLRNSLIPVVTLIALQLPGVFTGAVVTEQIFRVPGIGSLLISSLQNSDTPVLMAIAFVAAILVVLLNLVADVIYGTLDPRIRYG
- a CDS encoding peptide ABC transporter substrate-binding protein; protein product: MQKDDIGKLVRDFRGRRLTRRQVVVRMGELGLSLGAAWTLLDRATALPAQAAAAGRGAQGTLKLLYWQAPTIVNLHLANGTKDYHASRIVMEPLLSADTAGNFTAVLAAEVPTLANGGVAKDGRSVTYKLKQGVKWADGRAFTSDDVVFTYQYVINKQTGATSYGSYTNIAKVEPVNAYTVKVTFKDPTPFWYIPFVGSYGAILPRHALDAYVGSNSRNAPFNLKSFGTGPYLVETFRPGDLVVYKPNPYYRDPNKPAFSQVQMKGGGDAVSAARAVLETGEYDYAWNLQVEWPVLEHMIAGGKGTLLTEPGGGVECLYLNETDPNKEVDGQRSSVKTKHPFLSDLKVRQALALAVDRQTMASQLYGQTGDASPNLLTTPSKYYSKNTKMTMDLNKANSLLDEAGWKRGPDGVREKNGIKMEVNYVTSVNSLRQKEQQIVKAGFDKLGAKVNLQSVDAGVFFSSSPGNNDTIAHLYRDIEMFTDSFSLSPIPYMRQWYSGDPARDIAQKENNWSGDNLVRWQSADYNKLFDEALKELDPQKNAELWIKANDVAVDQVAGIPLINRKSASARGKTLDTGKNMTAFDAETWNIADWKRTG